CCGTGCCCGCGAGGTCGCCAAACTCGCCCAGCGCACGCATTTCGAAGGTGTGGGCCGCGATGATCTGATGGCCGATGACGTGGCCAAAGATCACCATAACGTTGCCCGTCACGTCGCTGAAAATACCAGTGTGCTGCTCAAGAACGGCAGCGCAGACGGCAAGATCGCCCCGGTTCTTCCGTTGAAGTCCGGTACTCGTGTGGCTGTTGTCGGCGATATGGCCGAAACCGCGCGATATCAAGGTTCCGGTTCCTCCAAGGTCAACGCGACCAACGAGGAAAACCTGCTCGACCAGTTGAAGAAAATCGATGGCGTTGAAGTCACCGGTTATCAGCAGGGCTACGAGCGTCATGGCGGCAAGAACAACGTCCTGGTCGAGGATGCCGTCGCGCTGGCTGCGGCCGACACCACTGACGTGGTCATCGCCGTTGTCGGTCTCGACGAACGCAGCGAATCCGAAGGTCTTGACCGTTCCACCATGGCCATTCCTGAAGGTCAGAACGACCTGGTGAAGGCGCTCGTCACCACTGGCAAGCCTGTCGTTATTGTGCTTGTTGCCGGCTCCCCCGTCGAGCTGCCTTGGTTTGACGACGTTTCCGCGCTCCTTTATATCGGCCTTTCCGGCCAGGCTGGCGCTTCGGCCACGGCTCGTGTGCTCACCGGCGCGGTCAATCCTTCCGGCCATCTCGCCGAGACCTGGCCGATCAAGTATGAAGACGTCCCCAGCTCCGGCTGGTACCCGGCCATCGGCCGCGACGCCATCTACCGCGAGGGCCCGTTCGTCGGCTATCGTTACTACGAGACTGCTGGCGTTCCGGTGCGTTTCCCGTTCGGCTATGGCCTGAGCTACAGCACGTTCACATATTCGGATTTGACCAGTGACGAAAACGGTGTCACGTTCACGGTGACCAACGATTCCGACATCCCGGGAGCCACCGTCGCCCAGATGTACGTGCGCGCTCCGGTCGGCGGTGCGATGCGTCCCGACCGCGAGCTCAAGGGCTTCAAGAAGGTCTTCCTCGATGCCCACGAAGCTGCGACCGTCACCATTCCGTTCGACCGCTATACGTTCCGTCATTACGATGTTGTGCCCGGCACTTGGAAGACCGAAACCGGCGAACGGGAGATTTTGGTCGGCGACAGCGTTGAAAATCTGCCGCTTTCGACTAAGCAAATGATTCAGGGCGACATTGATCTCTGCCCGCCGAACCCGGTGCTTGGCCACTATCTCAAGGGTCAGGTCAAGGATGTCACCGACAACGAGATGACGGCCCTCTTCGGCCACGGCGTGATTGCTCCCGGCAAGACCGTCGTCTTCGGCGAGAACGACCCGATTTCCTCGTGGGCGGATTCGCGTGGTTTCGTCGCGCGTACCGTCGCCAAGGTGCTGACCAAGAAAGAGGCCAAAGTCCGCCAAAAGACCGGCCAGCCTGATCTCAATATTCTCTTCATCCTGAACATGCCGCCTCGTGCGATGTGCAAGATGACGCAGGGCATGATCGACTCGGCGATGGTCCAGGCCGTCGTCAAGATTGCGAACGGCCACACCTTCCGTGGTGCCGGTTCGTTCATTGCCGGTTATTTCCGCAATATTTCCGCCAACAAGCGCGTAGCGAAGGAGCTTGAAAACAAATGAGTGACAACAACAAGAACGAAAGCGCCCAGCAGGTCGAAGGCAAGGGCTTCATCGCCGCCTGCAAGCGCCTGATCAACAAGTATCCGAACCTCTGGGAGTTCATCAAGTTCAACGTGCTTTCGAACATCTCGACCATCACGCGTTTCGTGGCCGTGTGGATTCTGACCGCGCTGTTCGTGCACGCCATGCACCTGACCCAGCCGTTCAGCTTCCTCATCTTCAACTACTCGAAGCCCAGCACCAACGGTCTCGGTGGCTTCCTTACCTTCCTGATCGCCGAAATCTGCGCACAGGCCGTCAACTTCGTGGTGCAGATGAAGTGGGTCTTCAAGTCTGACGCGAGTTTCAAGTCTGCCGCGTGGAAGTATGCGATCCTGGCCATCATCATCGTGGTCTGCGGCCTGCTGCTGCCTGGCTACATCACCACGCTCTGCAAGGGCTTCGGCTGGAACGATGCCATTTCCTCCACCCTCGCCTCCGTGGTCAACACTCTTTTGGCCGTCATCATCAGCTACCCGCTGCTGAAGTGGTGGATCGCCCCCGCCAAGAAAGGCGATAAAGCCGAGAAGTAAGTAGCGCTCGTAACGATTTGTCACGGTCATTTCACACAGTCAATTGACTGTGTGAAATGACCGTCTGATTATGTAGGAATAATGAGTGGCTACGGGCTAGTTTTAGGATTCCTCCAATTCCGCGGTTTCCGGAACCTATCTGCTGATGAGCGAAGTCGCTTTCGGCAACATTTCAACGTTTACACGGTCACTATGACGGTTAAATGACTGTGTAAACATGACCGTGTAAAAATCAAAAGATTGAAAATGATCAGGAAAATGTGGCTGTCATTTTAAAACGTAGCGATTCAACCATCTGATTCGCGGAAATCACTTCAGCAAATCCGCGAGCATGAAGTCGGTGCGTTGCTTCTTTGCGCTGGTGATACGTTGGTATTCCCTCAATGCTTGCACCAGATTGTCGCCATTGCCCCAATAATCATTAAGGAATTTGGGTCTTTTTACGTCTCCCATTCCAAGCTCTTCTTTGCAGAATAGGCTGGGTTTCAATTTATTCTGCTTCTTGCCCCGTTGGCTTTGTTTCCAATGTTCATATTGATCGGCGGCTCCTTCGCGGCAAATCACCAAC
This genomic stretch from Bifidobacterium sp. ESL0690 harbors:
- a CDS encoding glycoside hydrolase family 3 C-terminal domain-containing protein gives rise to the protein MELEELSVTEKAAMLSGGSEWDSRGNERAGIPSFVMSDGPHGVRRQLGAGDHLGIGASKPATCFPTAGTVANSWDPELAEEMGKALGREAHDLDVNVLLGPGMNIKRNPLCGRNFEYYSEDPQVAGRMAAGLVKGIQSNGVASCPKHFAVNSQELRRQASNSVVDERTLRELYLTGFEIMIREARPWAIMTSYNQINGTYAHENKHLLTEILRQEWGFDGTVISDWGGSDSAVAAVKAGGSLEMPSPGYTSVRELVGAVQAGTLAEADINVRAREVAKLAQRTHFEGVGRDDLMADDVAKDHHNVARHVAENTSVLLKNGSADGKIAPVLPLKSGTRVAVVGDMAETARYQGSGSSKVNATNEENLLDQLKKIDGVEVTGYQQGYERHGGKNNVLVEDAVALAAADTTDVVIAVVGLDERSESEGLDRSTMAIPEGQNDLVKALVTTGKPVVIVLVAGSPVELPWFDDVSALLYIGLSGQAGASATARVLTGAVNPSGHLAETWPIKYEDVPSSGWYPAIGRDAIYREGPFVGYRYYETAGVPVRFPFGYGLSYSTFTYSDLTSDENGVTFTVTNDSDIPGATVAQMYVRAPVGGAMRPDRELKGFKKVFLDAHEAATVTIPFDRYTFRHYDVVPGTWKTETGEREILVGDSVENLPLSTKQMIQGDIDLCPPNPVLGHYLKGQVKDVTDNEMTALFGHGVIAPGKTVVFGENDPISSWADSRGFVARTVAKVLTKKEAKVRQKTGQPDLNILFILNMPPRAMCKMTQGMIDSAMVQAVVKIANGHTFRGAGSFIAGYFRNISANKRVAKELENK
- a CDS encoding GtrA family protein, which encodes MSDNNKNESAQQVEGKGFIAACKRLINKYPNLWEFIKFNVLSNISTITRFVAVWILTALFVHAMHLTQPFSFLIFNYSKPSTNGLGGFLTFLIAEICAQAVNFVVQMKWVFKSDASFKSAAWKYAILAIIIVVCGLLLPGYITTLCKGFGWNDAISSTLASVVNTLLAVIISYPLLKWWIAPAKKGDKAEK